A window of the Gossypium hirsutum isolate 1008001.06 chromosome A05, Gossypium_hirsutum_v2.1, whole genome shotgun sequence genome harbors these coding sequences:
- the LOC107907279 gene encoding cyclin-A2-2, which translates to MNKENEPTEEVEEPTGRITRARYKALRAAGGICSSSKPSFKQEQKRVLRLNSKRAASDENKASVPATVGLQPKRRAVLKNVTNVGDDTLYMDCTNATKNQITKQTITDHNEKNTEMFEDIATEIPSAEEDVKAKLADSLSKIRMVETQDITLPVIPEERELLESKCCAKKRATADAMPPKHVSEMDVELQSHQKIDQNEACKKLGASKDVVDIDSNLKDPQACGLYAPDIYNNMRVTELNQRPSTNYMEQLQRDITPSMRGILVDWLVEVSEEYKLVPDTLYLTVSLIDRFLSHNFIEKQRLQLLGVACMLIASKYEEICAPRVEEFCFITDNTYTREEVLKMESKVLNLLYFQLSVPTTKTFLRRFIQAAQASYKVPLELEFLAKYLAELTLLEYSFLKFLPSNIAASAVFLARWTLNQSDHPWNPTLEHYTSYKASELKNTVLALEDLQLNTNGCSLNAIREKYRQQKFKCVAMMTSPESVGSVFLR; encoded by the exons ATGAATAAAGAAAATGAACCTACCGAAGAAGTTGAAGAGCCTACAGGAAGAATTACGCGAGCAAGGTATAAAGCCTTGCGGGCGGCTGGAGGAATATGCTCCTCCTCAAAACCATCTTTCAAACAGGAACAGAAACGTGTTCTTCGATTGAACTCCAAAAGAGCAGCATCAGATGAGAACAAGGCTTCTGTGCCTGCTACTGTTGGCCTTCAGCCTAAAAGAAGGGCAGTGCTTAAAAATGTAACCAATGTCGGCGATGACACTTTGTACATGGACTGCACAAATGCAACTAAAAATCAG ATCACCAAGCAGACCATTACAGACCATAATGAGAAGAACACAGAAATGTTTGAGGATATTGCCACGGAAATCCCATCAGCTGAAGAGGATGTGAAAGCTAAATTAGCTGATTCCTTATCGAAAATAAGGATGGTGGAAACGCAAGATATCACTTTACCAGTAATACCGGAGGAAAGAGAATTACTGGAATCTAAGTGTTGTGCAAAAAAACGTGCTACCGCAGATGCAATGCCTCCAAAACATGTTTCCGAAATGGATGTTGAATTGCAAAGCCATCAGAAAATAG ATCAAAACGAGGCTTGCAAGAAACTAGGAGCCTCGAAAGATGTCGTGGATATTGATTCCAACCTAAAAGATCCTCAAGCATGTGGCTTGTATGCCCCAGACATATACAATAACATGCGTGTTACTGAG CTTAACCAAAGACCTTCAACAAATTATATGGAACAGTTGCAGCGGGATATTACCCCAAGCATGCGAGGAATTTTGGTTGACTGGTTAGTTGAG GTTTCTGAAGAATATAAGTTAGTCCCAGACACGCTTTACCTCACCGTGAGCCTCATTGATCGTTTTCTTTCTCACAATTTTATAGAAAAACAAAGGCTCCAGCTACTTGGCGTTGCTTGCATGCTAATTGCCTC aAAGTATGAAGAGATTTGTGCACCAAGAGTGGAAGAATTTTGCTTCATCACTGATAATACCTACACAAGAGAAGAG GTGCTGAAAATGGAGAGCAAAGTTCTAAACTTATTGTATTTTCAGTTGTCAGTTCCAACCACAAAAACATTTCTCAG GAGATTCATTCAAGCAGCACAAGCAAGTTACAAG GTTCCTTTAGAACTAGAGTTCTTAGCCAAGTATTTAGCAGAGTTGACTCTTCTTGAGTACAGCTTCTTAAAGTTCTTACCTTCAAACATCGCTGCATCTGCTGTTTTCCTTGCCAGATGGACTCTCAATCAATCAGACCATCCATGG AACCCAACCCTGGAGCATTACACTAGTTATAAAGCATCAGAGCTGAAAAATACGGTTCTTGCATTGGAAGATCTGCAGCTCAACACTAATGGTTGCTCCCTGAATGCTATACGCGAGAAGTATAGGCAACAGAAG